A window of Chrysoperla carnea chromosome 3, inChrCarn1.1, whole genome shotgun sequence genomic DNA:
acttgatagctcaaaattggataaagtttACGTATGgtggagcaaaatcaaatttttttgatattttggtcaaattttatcgtaattgaatgaatttttttttttttgaaacccattaattttgggtcatattttttatttttcgtgatAGTTATTCGTTTATATTACCCCTTATACCAAATGTGGAAACCACGATACTGCATTACAATcatggaggttagagagaaggagaacgatcgctacgcgctaaagcattagcgcgtctgtccctgaaaatttgtagaatttatagttcatttttcagccaccagccgcactgtcgtcggtaagtagtatctgcgaagttagctgtttatgagtacaagtagatgaagttagtaccattcaaatttataaagtccCATATAAGAGAGTACTCCTTTTACTCTACACTCCACAGTTATCAAATTAGCTTAATGAGTATGAGGTTATGAACTTTGTAGTTTAGACTCATAGATAATAACCATTTCTATGTAACTAGACGCGTctgcattattttaaaattacatattttattaaccaAGAATTATATTACATCTGGCCCTGTTCCAAAATTAACCATGGATTatggtaagaaaattttataattttttttatcgtattaaaaaaaaattttttttacaatttttattcccctttatttttggtaatggtacaaattattgttaattaaacttGAAGATTATGGTGAAATGTGCaaagaattttattcaaataatggtGAAATCGATGAAGATATtgatgaaaaacaaacaaaacttgaacaaaaattacattCCGAATTAATTTTGGAGGATGAAGAATTGTTTTCAAGTAATGATGAGAATATTGATGATAAAgacatattgaaaaaaattaaaattgagaaaGAATTACATtcagaattaattataaaagatgAAGATGAAATATCTGAACGAAGTGACTCAgagaataatgaaaaaaactcagagaataatgaaaatttcacaaCTACTGAGTCATTAATTGGTCACAAACGACGTAGCCACAATCGAAGCAAATTAGTTCGACAAGTTCAAACAAGGAAAAAAACTtattcatgtaatatttgtaataaatcattcaGCACAAGCTCAAATCTCACTAAGCATAAACctattcatactggagaaaaaccattttcttgtaatgtttgtaaaaaatcatttcGATATCAATCGAGTGTAATTGTTCATAAACGAagacatactggagaaaaaccatattcatgtgaagtgtgtgataaaacattCGTTAGTGCCGGTGATTTAATTGTACATAAACGAAGTCATACTAAGGAAAAACCGTGtgcatgtgatatttgtgataaaaagttcaaagatatttacttattaaatatacataaacaaaGTCATTCCGGAGAAAAACCTTAcaaatgtgatgtttgtaataaagcaTTCGTTTATAAAAGTTATGTTCGTCAACATAAACGAATCCATACAGAAGAAAAACGttattcatgtgaaatttgtaataaaaaatttactgcaaAAGGTAGCGTAATTAGACATAAATTAACTCATACAGaagaaaaatcatattcatgtaatatttgtaataaaaaatttatagaaaaaggaaattttattgTACATAAACGAAGACATACGGGAGAAAAACCATATGCATGTGAAAAGTGTGATAAAACATTCGTTAGTGCAGGTGATTTAATTGGACATAAATTAATTCATACCGAGGAAAAATCATATgtatgtgatgtttgtgataaaaaattcaaatggaaaaaaacattaattaatcacaaacgaattcataccggagaaaaaccttactcatgtgatgtttgtaagaaatcatttacatttaaaagccATTTATTCCATCATAAACATATACATACtagagaaaaaccattttcttgtgaaatttgtgatcaaaaatttactacgaatttaattttatcgagACATAAACGAGTTCATACAGcagaagaatattttaattgtgatgtttgtggtaaaatatttttttctaaaagtcaTTTAACTacacataaacgaattcacacGGGTGAAAGACCTTATTCGTGTACagtgtgtaataaaaaatttatacaaacaagttccttaaaaaaacataaacaaattcatACTAGGAATGGAgaagaaatagaaaaatcattatcgtgtaatatatgtaataaaaaattgagtaaaaaaattaatttaatgaaacataAACGACTTCATACTAAACAAACACCATATGCGTGTGAACGTGAAGATTGCGaccaaatatttacaaataaacagGAATTGTATGATCATGAACATCAAAAtgttcttattttaattaataaataaatgtttttttttttttttaaacaagggaaaatgtttaaattttatttcttagaacctgGAAATGGGATCTTTAATCATCAAAatctctttaatttttaatgttcgaGAAGGAACAATTGTTTGTCCTAAAATACACTTTCAATCATGGGCGCCACCAAATTACATTCAGGGGAGTGCATCTGCATCTACACATGAGTTAGTCAAAACAATTgactattttcttttactttcgataccgaaaaaagTGGTTTCTATGTAACTTACTCTAGAAAATTATCTCTAGATAtgagatattaatattaataggaaGGTCCTccacatcaaaattttcatttttacctaAATCTAtcatgaaacaagtgaaaacaaacaattaactgagttaattgttgaaataccatgtatagacagttttaatgacgcaatcgtttattttttgacgtcacccaaccctacggacccaagacccaattgacctatgttgctcatttacgaactcgacctcactttttacgtcttaagcacactataaaaattttgatatctcttttcgtttttgagcaatcgtgatgacagacagacggacatacggaaatggactaattagatgattctatgaacacctaagccaaaattttatttgtagcatcaatatttttaagcgttacaaacttgggactaaacttagtaagtatattatgtatatttcatatatacatggtataaaaattcatatcttgCGATTTATTGAACGAACGTAATAACGAAACTTgctaattaataaaactcataaaatgGGCAGTAaagatttttgaagaaaattaactgatctacaaaaaattattttattaagtttgttAAGACCACtcaaaagcttgtttatttttcttgaaaatgaacttaaaaaaagtttccgtACAAGCTTTTTGGACCAAGATATCGCttctaaacttcatataaaaatttgcgATATCATTTCTTACCTTTTCAACTCTCTTGCAAAGccccaaaactagaaagtacaagttttcaaaccAGCTATTTAGAAATAGATTTAATTGGAACAAGCTATTTAGAAATAGATTTAATTTTGGAATGTAATAGCAATTGTCTAACATTgtttatataatcatattttaatttaaatcaatagtTTTATACCAAAGTTGTGTAACAGGATGTTTTATATTTGCCAAAGGTAAATGTGGCAATACTTTATGAATATCTGCATATTTTGTttcttctaaaaatataaaacctgCTTTACGAGCTGCAGCTTGACTTCCTCCGCTTGTAAATTGTGTAGTGGTTAAAGGAATTTTTAACGCTTTACAAAATTCAgtcctgaaaataaaaaattgattttatcaaacaaattttagagGTAAACCCAATTTAGACGGTCAAAAGATAACTAAAAACCGGCCAACTATTTCGAGAGAaggaaagttattaaattattgtacagtAACCTTGCTGTTAGAAGGGGGGTGTTCCTAACCTTGTGGAAATAAGTCTGTTTTGGAACagagaaaattcagaaaaagaatataTGAAGTAAAACAATCTCtgaaaaattctgaaaacattaaataaattattaatcaatcatttaatgacagaaaattataatagattgagactctttcggaagaaatattctaagttactaaaaatttttcagaaaagtaGTAATAAAGTAGAATATTTCTTTCGAAAGAGTCTCAATCTGTTACCATATTTtgtcattaaatgattgattaataatttatttaatattttcagaatttttctgACTATTTTAAATATGGTTTTACTTCACATATTCTATTTCGGAATTTCAAAACAGTTCCAGAACTAGATTTATTTCCACAACGGTAGCATCAAATTCACTAGTTCTGAGTTCTTATGATGTTGGCCCAATGATCAATGCAAGTTTTTAGGATTTCTCTTTTATTGCGCAAActtcaattaaatcaatttaagtcGACGAATCCGAATGAGAATCCTACCTTTCCTCCACCTGTTTGATTCTCGAAATAGTTGTCTCGATTTGTATCATGTATTTTACAGTTTATGTGTACCTTGCTTTTAAGATTTCTGTTGCAAGACCTAAACCACGATATTTTCTGTTAATAGCCAAACCAACTGCTTTTAAACATACTGATAcgccaaatttttcaaattcattaatttttttatcagctTCCAAAAATACACTGATGTAGTCTTTAAGTAATGGTGACGTTGGCTGcaagaaaatttacaatatactattttatttacgtTGTACCTATAACTCCTAACGGAAGCCATGTCAATATTTGTTCTGATTTGGTTGGCAATTGGTATGACCATTGGATCAAGCTTGGGGATAAAGATTCCTCAATATTGCGTTCAGTGCTGTAATCGTAAAATCAGCAGAAGGACTGACAATCCAAGACTTGAATTATTTGGGCAAGACCTAATAAACCGAGGCTTGGCAAACTAATTGATGGCTCGACTAGAACcccaaagtaaaaaaacaaaatacttattACAATATCTGAATACGAATCTTCTGGTTCCATGGCAAGGGTCATATTACATCCAACCAATTGTTTCGATCCatcgttttcaattttaaaacaaaccaaAGGAGTTTTCGCATTAACTATTTCAGAATAGAATCCTTCTAGATATGGCTTGCTTTCAGCATCATTTAtaacatcttaaaaaaaatgcaaaaattattttattacaagctacaagcttttatttaactttgcaATGCacatatgtatgtgtatgtataagTATGTATgcaagtatgtatgtatttatgtttgtCCGGTTGtaatcttgcaactcaattttaaaGCACTTATTGCcaaccgatttagctgaaattttgcatgtacgtttagtttcattttttatatacatgcgGTTTTTAgtctcaaattaaaaatttaaatagaaaatactttttagagcacaagcttttattgaaagtagaaaataattttttactattaagcAAAATTGACAATTTGGATAATACAGTTCATTGAAAAAACGTTGAATTGTCGCTATACCACGAAAAGGCgtgtatttgaataaatttatcatgatccaaaaactaaaattcaaaaaaattacattgatATCTTCTACcgttttatttctatttcaaattaaaaatgtataaacttaATTGGATCACCCTATTGTATCTTTTCaaatatagttccaaaaattaaaaaaaaaattatattgaacagaatttataatttttttgagtaaaaattcaaaaacatgcCAAAAAGAGGGAAATGAAAGCAttttagcaagttttttttttttcaaaataaaaatatacacttaccAAAACATTCTGCAACCGGTTCATCAGCCCAATAATACTTGAGCATATGATCTATCATGTCTGGTAGAATATCAATGGTGGCatcttgaatttgaaaattataaatttcatcacTAGTTTTGGATTTTACTTGATATTCTCGCCATACAGATGGATATGGAACTTTTGGATCTCTTTTCCatttacccattttaaaatattatgagaTTTGAACACaggaaattgttaaataaatttgtgaagTGTTGAAGTaatcttatttaattaaaactaattttaaatcagaattataAATAGTATACAAATAAGTGTGTATACAAAAACATATTCAATGCGTATATGGTTCAGTAGTAGTTTATAGATGTATGACTAGATTTTACCCGATTGCCAATTGAAGTAGGATAATAATTTTCGAGGagtgatttctttttttggGAAGctggtaaaatttaaaataacgcttaaaaatattgatgctacgaaaaaaattttagtataggtgttcatagaatcacctaattaatccatttccggttgtccgtccgtccgtctgtggacacgataactcaaaaacgaaaaaagatatcaagatgaaatttttacagcgtactcaggacgtaaaaagtgaggtcaacttcgtaaatgagcatcataggtcaattgggtcttgggtccgtaggacccatcttgtaaaccgttagagatagaacaaaagttaaaatgtaaaaaatgttccttatcaaaaattgtagCTCGATCGCATTGCCACCTCCCCCTGACGTAGCTTTTGAACTAATTCTCACCCCCCCCCCGCTGTTGACCGGGCCATATGGTTTATAGATGTATCCCACATATCCCACTTTTAGCTATGATATTCTAAAATGTTTAATCTTGTGAAAGGATTACTTTTAtcttactttaaataaaaaaactataattgtttccaatatttatttctatttgtcTTTTCCGTTCATAAACAGAACTACCTAATTATATTAGTCTTATCAGTTTCAAATGTCAATAACAaggcgtgtgtatgtgactttTAAAAACAGACCAGGTCCGTGCGCACATAGGGAGATTAGGGGTCAAAGCCCTCTTCCAATGAGAATCTATATAAAGTGCCAATAATATAATCCTGTATAAATGCTGCGCCTACCctgatggaaaaaatatttgaagaaagaataagaaattctgaaaaagttttaggaaatttgaatttctcaacgttttcggactagtctaattcagagttattcagagttcttaatacttttttaaagtttctaagactttttcagagtttcctaagacttattaagacttattcttttttcaaatatgttttccACCAGGGATAGCAAGACCgatttatttacaattgaattacaaaacaaaataaaatagtaacctaatactaattaattagttttctgTTTATGTGGATTCTTAGAaccaataaattgtttaattattaatttaattaaaaagtaagtaacacttaaaacaattaaaactaatataattgaaatga
This region includes:
- the LOC123296333 gene encoding zinc finger protein 701-like; the protein is MDYDYGEMCKEFYSNNGEIDEDIDEKQTKLEQKLHSELILEDEELFSSNDENIDDKDILKKIKIEKELHSELIIKDEDEISERSDSENNEKNSENNENFTTTESLIGHKRRSHNRSKLVRQVQTRKKTYSSFVYKSYVRQHKRIHTEEKRYSCEICNKKFTAKEKGNFIVHKRRHTGEKPYACEKCDKTFVSAGDLIGHKLIHTEEKSYKSFTFKSHLFHHKHIHTREKPFSCEICDQKFTTNLILSRHKRVHTAEEYFNCDVCGKIFFSKSHLTTHKRIHTGERPYSCTVCNKKFIQTSSLKKHKQIHTRNGEEIEKSLSCNICNKKLSKKINLMKHKRLHTKQTPYACEREDCDQIFTNKQELYDHEHQNVLILINK
- the LOC123296591 gene encoding uncharacterized protein LOC123296591, with amino-acid sequence MGKWKRDPKVPYPSVWREYQVKSKTSDEIYNFQIQDATIDILPDMIDHMLKYYWADEPVAECFDVINDAESKPYLEGFYSEIVNAKTPLVCFKIENDGSKQLVGCNMTLAMEPEDSYSDIPTSPLLKDYISVFLEADKKINEFEKFGVSVCLKAVGLAINRKYRGLGLATEILKARTEFCKALKIPLTTTQFTSGGSQAAARKAGFIFLEETKYADIHKVLPHLPLANIKHPVTQLWYKTIDLN